CGCTGTCGGACCACTGCGACGCGCTCGCCGACGCGCTCGAATCGGCCGACTGGACCGCGTTCGACCAGTACCGAGCCGACGCCGAAACCGCACTACAGACGGCCCGTGACGGGGCCGACGCCGCGCCGTTCGAGGGCGTCGAGGACCGGATCGACCGGCTCGAAACGGACCTCTATCGGCTCGTCCGGGACCGCAACGTCGTCCGCGGCGAGGAACTCCTCGCCGAGGCCCGCCGGATGCTCGACGACCGACAGTACGAGGAGAGTTACGACCGGGTCCGGACGGCCCGAGAGCGGTTCCAGGACGCAACCGACGTGGCGACGACACACGATATCGACGACGAGGCGGCCCAGGAGGGGCTGGCCGCCGCTACCGAACTCGCGACGACAGTCGCCGAGCGCCCGCTGACGACCGCCCGAGAGGCCCACGAACGTGCACAGGCGGTCGACGAACCGACCGATCGAGTGACCGCCCTCGAAGACGCTCTCGATAGTTACCGCGTGGTCGCGCAGTTGGTCGCGGGCGGCGACGGCCCCTTCGAGGGCGGCGAGGAGACGGCTCGCGAGGAGATCGAGGCTGTCATCGCCGATCTGATCGAGGCGCTGTTGGCGTCGGCCCGGGAACGGCGGACCGCCGGCGACTGGGAGTGGGACGCCGGCAACGAGGAGACGGCCTACGACCTGTTATCGAGCGCCCGGGACGACCTCGACCGGGCGCTAGAACTCGCCGAGGAGTTCCCGCCCGGTGATCCCGAGTCGATCCGCAGGACTCGGGAAGAACTGATGGACCACTTCGACGTGCTGGCGATCCGCTACGAGGTCGCACAGGCCAACGCCGACCTCCAGAACTGACCGATCGAGTTTTCCGCACCCTGCTCGAACTCCCGGACATGCCGGACCCGATCTTCGCCTGTGAGACCCACAGTTACTACCAGGGGGAGGGGTGCCCGGTCTGTGACCGGGTCGGCCGTGAAGTCCTGGACGGTAGCCGTCGACGACAGCTCTCGAAGTTCGTCAGCGGTGCCCTGCGGCATTTTCCCGACGACGCCGGGATCGAACTCGACGAGGCCGGGTGGACGCCGCTGGCCGCACTCGTCGGTGCGGTCGAGGACAACTACGACTGGGCGAGCCGCGACCACGTCGAGGGCGTCGTCGCGACGGACCCGAAAGGCCGGTTCGAACTGGACGAGGCGGGCGGGGAACAGCGCATCAGAGCCGCGTACGGCCACTCGGTTCCGGTCGATCTGGCGTCGGCACCCACGCCGGTTCCGGAGACGCTGTACCACGGCACTGCGCCGCGACACGTCGACGCGATCATGAGCGAAGGGCTGCGGCCGATGTCACGCCAGAAAGTCCACCTCTCGGAGAGCGTCGAGGAGGCCCAGGCCGTCGGTGCGCGCCACGCCGAGGACCCCGTGGTGCTGGTCGTCGACGCGGCGGCGATGCGGGCCGAGGGCCACGATATCGTCAAACGCGGGTCCGCGACCTACACGACCGACCGGGTCCCCCCGCGGTACGTCTCCCGGCGGTCGCTGTAGCCCGCGGAACCGCTCGATCGCTCACTCGACGAGCGACTGTCCGGTCATCGCCGCCGGCTGTTCGATACCCAGCAGCGCGAGCATCGTCGGTGCCAGATCCGCGAGGGTTCCGCCGTCGCGGGCGGTCCTCCCGTCGGCGGTGCCGTCCGGCGAGAGATAGACGAACGGCACCGGGTTGGTCGTGTGGGCGGTGTGTGGGTCCTCGGCTGTTCCCATGTCGTCGGCGTTGCCGTGGTCGGCACAGATGAGGACGTGTCCGCCGGCGGCGTTGATCGCCGCGACCAGGCGGCCCAGTTGCTCGTCGACGGCCTCGACTGCGGCGACGGCCGCGTCGAAGTCGCCGGTGTGGCCGACCATGTCGGGGTTCGCGAAGTTGAGGACGAGCGCGTCGGGGTCCTCGGTCTCGATGAACTCGATAGCGGTGTCGGCGAGTTCGGGCGCACTCATCTCGGGCTGGCGGTCGTAGGTCGGGACGTCGGGGCTCTCGACGATGCGGCGCATCTCGCCGTCGAACTCCACCTCGCGGCCGCCGTTGAGGAAGTAGGTGACGTGGGGGTACTTCTCGGACTCGGCCAGACGGACCTGCGTGAGCCCGTTCGCCGCGAGCACCTCGCCGAGTACGTCTTCGGGTTGGTTCGGTGGGAAGGCGACGGGTACGTCGAAGGTCGCGTCGTACTCGGTCATCGTCACCAGCCGGGTCTCCGGCGGGGTGGTGTCCGCGCCCCAGTCCTCCGGGCGGATGTCCCCGAGCATCCGGGTGAGCTGTCGGGCGCGGTCGGCCCGGAAATTGAAGAAGAGGACCGCGTCGCCGTCGGCCAGTCCGGCGTGGTCCCCGACCGTCGTCGGCTCGATGAACTCGTCGGTGTCGTCCCGTTCGTAGGACCTCGTGGCGGCCGTGACGGGATCGTCGGCGTGGTGGTCGCCAGCCCGGTCGACGATGGCGTCGTAGGCCCGGCGGGTCCGGTCCCAGTTCTGGTCCCGGTCCATCGCGTAGTAGCGGCCACAGACGGTCGCGACGTGGCCCGTCCCGTGGGCCTCGGCGTGGGCTTGGAGGTCCGTGAGGTACTGTTCGCCCCCGGTCGGGGAGGTGTCTCGGCCGTCGGTGAAGGCGTGGCTGACCGCTTCGGTCCCGCGCTGGCCGGCCAGTTCGATCAGCGCGTGGAGGTGGTCCTGATACGAGTGGACGCCGCCGTCGGAGACCAGCCCCATGAAGTGGACGCGGCCGTCGTGATCGTCGGCGTACTCGAAGGCCGACAGGACCGTCTCGTTCTCGAAGAACGGGGGGTCTTCTGCGGCGTCGTCGGGCGCGCTCTCGCCGCGCGAGCGGGCGATGCTGTCGGTGATCCGCGCCGAGTCCTGTTTGACGACCCGGCCGGCGCCGATGTTGAGGTGGCCGACCTCGGAGTTGCCCATCTGGCCCTCCGGGAGACCGACCCGGCGGCCGTGGGTCGCGAGCGTCGAGTGGGCACCGTCGTCCCAGTAGCGGTCGAAGTTCGGTGTCTCGGCCGCGGCGACGGCGTCCCGCGTGTCTTCGTCCGGATTGAGCCCCCAGCCGTCGAGGATGACGAGGCCGACGTGCATGGGTGAACCCTCACGGGAGACCCAAAAGAGGGCTTCGGTCACGTACCGTCCCGCGGTCGTCGAGGGTGCCGGGAACCTCGATATTAATAGGGTGGAACGTCTCCGTCCGGCTATGAGCCCAGATATCCTCTCGGACGAGCTCGCCGACAGCATCGTCACCACCGCCCGGACGGCGACCGGCGACTCACTGCGCTCTGTCACCTATTTCACTCGCGCCGACTACGAACAGCTCTATCTGCGGGACGACCTCGAACGCGACGCCGACCTCAACGACTTCGTCGGCCACGAGTGGCAGGGGTACAAACAGACCGAGAACGCCTATCAGGAGTCCGAACTCGGCGATTATCGCTTTACCGTTCGGGCCTTCGAGAACGGCTACCTCCTCCGGGTGGCGACACAGCGCCAGGGTGTGCTCATCACGACAGACGGACTCTCGATGAACTCCTACGAGGAGATCGCCGACGCCATCGACAAACTCCTGCGCGACCAGTCCGGGGAGGAGTGAACTACCCGTAGACGACGAAATCCAGGACCCAGTTCACCGCGTTGAGTGCGACCAGGACGGCGCCCTCGACGCGCGAGAGCAGTTCGTTCGTGTAGAACAGCACCGTCACGAGAACAGTCAACCCCAGCAGCCACAGCGCCGTCCCGATAGCGGCCCCAGCGACGGGGAGCGGCTGGACTGCGGCGGCCAGCCCCAGCACGCCGAGCGTGTTGAACACGCAGCTTCCGACGACGTTTCCGGCGGAGATGCCGACCCGTCCCTGGCGGACGGCGGCGACGGAAGTCGCGAACTCCGGGATCGAGGTGCCGGCCGCGACGACGGTCACGCCGATGACCCACTCGGAGATGCCGACAGCCAGCGCGATGTCGACCGCCGACGTGACCAGGAGGTGCGCCCCGCCGACGACCAGTCCCAGCCCGCCGACCAACCGGCCGAGGTCGAGCCAGCCGAACGGCCGACCCGTCGGACGGTCCTCGCCGGTCCCCGACGAGCCCGCACGCACCAGGACGACGAGATAGGCAACCAGGACACCCAACAGCACGAGCCCGTCCCCGACGAGCCCGCACGCACCAGGACGACGAGATAGGCAACCAGGACACCCAACAGCACGAGCCCGTCCCCGACGAGCCCGCACGCACCAGGACGACGAGATAGGCAACCAGGACA
Above is a window of Haloarcula halophila DNA encoding:
- a CDS encoding RNA 2'-phosphotransferase; this encodes MPDPIFACETHSYYQGEGCPVCDRVGREVLDGSRRRQLSKFVSGALRHFPDDAGIELDEAGWTPLAALVGAVEDNYDWASRDHVEGVVATDPKGRFELDEAGGEQRIRAAYGHSVPVDLASAPTPVPETLYHGTAPRHVDAIMSEGLRPMSRQKVHLSESVEEAQAVGARHAEDPVVLVVDAAAMRAEGHDIVKRGSATYTTDRVPPRYVSRRSL
- the gpmI gene encoding 2,3-bisphosphoglycerate-independent phosphoglycerate mutase produces the protein MHVGLVILDGWGLNPDEDTRDAVAAAETPNFDRYWDDGAHSTLATHGRRVGLPEGQMGNSEVGHLNIGAGRVVKQDSARITDSIARSRGESAPDDAAEDPPFFENETVLSAFEYADDHDGRVHFMGLVSDGGVHSYQDHLHALIELAGQRGTEAVSHAFTDGRDTSPTGGEQYLTDLQAHAEAHGTGHVATVCGRYYAMDRDQNWDRTRRAYDAIVDRAGDHHADDPVTAATRSYERDDTDEFIEPTTVGDHAGLADGDAVLFFNFRADRARQLTRMLGDIRPEDWGADTTPPETRLVTMTEYDATFDVPVAFPPNQPEDVLGEVLAANGLTQVRLAESEKYPHVTYFLNGGREVEFDGEMRRIVESPDVPTYDRQPEMSAPELADTAIEFIETEDPDALVLNFANPDMVGHTGDFDAAVAAVEAVDEQLGRLVAAINAAGGHVLICADHGNADDMGTAEDPHTAHTTNPVPFVYLSPDGTADGRTARDGGTLADLAPTMLALLGIEQPAAMTGQSLVE
- a CDS encoding DUF7522 family protein; the encoded protein is MSPDILSDELADSIVTTARTATGDSLRSVTYFTRADYEQLYLRDDLERDADLNDFVGHEWQGYKQTENAYQESELGDYRFTVRAFENGYLLRVATQRQGVLITTDGLSMNSYEEIADAIDKLLRDQSGEE
- a CDS encoding sodium:calcium antiporter; translation: MLLGVLVAYLVVLVRAGSSGTGEDRPTGRPFGWLDLGRLVGGLGLVVGGAHLLVTSAVDIALAVGISEWVIGVTVVAAGTSIPEFATSVAAVRQGRVGISAGNVVGSCVFNTLGVLGLAAAVQPLPVAGAAIGTALWLLGLTVLVTVLFYTNELLSRVEGAVLVALNAVNWVLDFVVYG